The Silene latifolia isolate original U9 population chromosome Y, ASM4854445v1, whole genome shotgun sequence sequence GCCAACATGTGGAATTGGGTATGAATTACCACCCTCATCCCTTAATATTTCATTCATACATGCATGTAGTGAAACCCAAACAAATTTCAACTTTTCATTATCAATCTCATCATAAGCTCTACCAACCACATCCACAAGTTGAAGTATAGACTTAGATGACTTCTTATGTTGAAGGGTTTGTATGGATCTAAAAAATCCTAAATCTAAAATGTTCAAATCTGGACTATTTGGGGGTTGACAAATTAGTTCCATATCAAACCCATCCGACTTGGCAACTTCTAGAAAATCTAAGTCTTTTGGTGAAATATGGGGTTTGGCATTGTCTTGTTGTATCCATATCTTTCCACTTGCATTTAGAGGCCATTTAGCTTTGATTGCGGGGATGACCTTCTCAAGTAGGCATTGCTTAACAACCTCTTTGGTTATGCTTTCAATGGGTTTTACTTCCAAAGTCCCCTTTTCTCTATTCTTGCTTGACCTCATTGCTTCCACTTCATATATGAATGGAAAAATACCAATTTTACCGTCAAATAAAACAGCACCATCCTCATCATATCTAGGCCTTGCAACGGCCGCCATAAACATAACTTTAGTTATAAACCTCTTTGATTGACATGTTCTATGTGGTTTTTCTTCATTTGGCAACAAGTAGTACCTTGTAGTGACTCTAGTTAAGTAAAAATGCTTTTCATCTATGTGAACAACATCATACATGGCATCAAAAATTAAATTTCCACCTAATGAACTTGCACTTATCTTACTTAAGACCCAATGCAACCTAGTTATTTTGTTGTGTGGAGTTAAAGATGGTTTAATGTCGCTAGTATGACTTTTCATTTCACCTTTCTTAACTAATCTCCAAACCGTGGTGATGGGTAGGCCTAAACCAAATGCTAAATCTTTAAGACACATTCTATCTTTAAGTTCAATAGTTTTTACCTTCTCGACATCAATGAACCTTGTTGCCTTGCTTCCCTTGTATTTTCCGCCACGTTTATCACCTTTCCCGCCTTTAGTTGTTCACGTACATCCTTCCAAATTGTGCTAATTGTGAGCCTTGTCACCCCAAACTGTACGCTCAGTTCATTGATATACCCATGCTTGAGTTTTCCATTTCGATAACTCAATGTCATTGCTTGACTTATTCTTTGATTTCTCTTCATTTTTTAACCTTTTTGTTTGATTCTTGGTATTATAAGTGGCTCATTTGTTGGTGTTTCTTGTTGTTCAGTTGTTGCAATTTGACTAACCCACTCCCTTATTTTTGAGatggtttgttgttgttgatgtgcTACTAATATCGTCTCTTCATTTTGTCTTCTCCTTCTTTGTGGGCGTTGGACCATACGCCCATGTTcttcttgttgtttgtttgttcctTCTTTGCTGGTCTTTGCCTCCGTCTTGCTGGTCTTGCCTTGATTTGCGGTGGTGATATCCTCCACTTCAAGTTGTCCGCCACTTCTAGCTGTTTGTACTTGCTCCTCATCGACCCAAGGTGGTGCATTTTGTGGATTTGAAGTGGTAGAGGAAATGGTGTAGCTATTTTGTCTTAGTGGTTGAAGTGGTGGTAAGCCACTATTAATTGTAAGAAATGACATTAGTAAGTTTTATGCATTAACTATGGATATTAagtgtatttatagtagattaTGGAGGGAACATTGAATATCAAATGAATTTTTCTATTATTTGAATTTTTCAAGGTGACAAAATTGAAACTAGAAAATTGGCTCCATAATTTGGAGCCAAAAAATTGGTGCCATAAAAAACTGGAACCAAAAAAATTGGATCCAAATTTGGAGCCAAAAAATTGGAGCCAAAATTTGGTGTTATAAAAATTGGAGCCAAATTTGGAGCCAAAACAATTGGACCCAAATTTTCACGCCAAAAGCAGCCAAATAGGTTGACTATCAAACAAGTTGTGGGAGGGTAATTAGGTAATTACATAACCCACCTTAATTCTAGTGCAAAAAGCAAATGTATAGGAATGAGTGGAAAGGAGGAAGTAGCAAATAGTTACTAGTATGATTTTCACCATCATAATCAACATTAGCATTAAATGACTTATCTCTTCATAATGGGTTTGCAAGCTCTTTGACATTTGAACTCATATATTTTTTCTTCGGTACTACATTTGAACTCATATATAAGCACACCCACAATTTCAATGGCCAAATTTTCTTCAAGGATTAATCTTCCAAATGATCATGATCTTGAAAATGATTTACCCGGATCGACCGATACATAAACAATGTAGCTAGCTAGCTAGCTTATCATCTCTAGTGGCCGCCTCTATAAGACGGTAACGTTTGCTGTTCTTGTAATCTTGTAGTGATGAGCTCAAGAATCACCATTTTTTCTCCAACTAACAAGCATCGAAACACATCTCTTCATAATGTAGAACCTAGCCTTTTGTTCCTTGGCTAAATTAGTACATTTCTTGCCAAATTTATTGCTTTTTTTCGAAAAATTGCTCATAAGATTAGATTTAGTAGTCTTAGTAGAGCTACTTTTTCCAAGTGTAGGAGAAGAAGGGCAGGAATTTTTTTGAAGAAGATGGTTTTGTTGAAAAACTTCTAAGgaaattattgttattattattgttgtagtaCTTAGGAGGTGATTTAGAGTAATATGATATGTTTTTGTGTGAATAAGAACGTTTTAAGGATGAATTTTGATCTTTTTTGAacaatttccattttttttctgATGATGAATAGAATTCTGAATCTTCATAGGCCATTTGTGTGTGTGGAGGTGAGTTTGTAACAAGGAAGAAAGGTGGGATGATGTTTTGCTTGTTTTGTTTGCAGTTTGACAATTGTTTGAAATAATGGGTGTGTAAGGAGTATTTATAAAGAAGATAATTTTCGcccaaaaaaaataaataaagaaagtAGGTAAATAAATTACTAGTAGTAAAAGGATAGATGGTAATATATGTAAGTAGTTCACTTCGATTAAATATTAAATTGATGGTCGACCTATTAAATATGTGTTGTGCGGAaacgtgaatatcccgtgttgggcctgtgctgcatctg is a genomic window containing:
- the LOC141631590 gene encoding uncharacterized protein LOC141631590, giving the protein MAAVARPRYDEDGAVLFDGKIGIFPFIYEVEAMRSSKNREKGTLEVKPIESITKEVVKQCLLEKVIPAIKAKWPLNASGKIWIQQDNAKPHISPKDLDFLEVAKSDGFDMELICQPPNSPDLNILDLGFFRSIQTLQHKKSSKSILQLVDVVGRAYDEIDNEKLKFVWVSLHACMNEILRDEGGNSYPIPHVGKKKLDKVQLLENKVKPDMVCLERALHALENMNTNTQEPAEVFTATQPNNQQQ